The following are from one region of the Bacillus thuringiensis genome:
- a CDS encoding right-handed parallel beta-helix repeat-containing protein: protein MKYQTIFPSLKKSLFIFILSFSMLIFTLSTSTFAQSNSNVISITNYYVSPTGNDLNPGTLDQPFATIQKAANVAKEGSTIYIRGGVYNQKVRVAHSGTSGAPITFQNYQDEKVILDGSKVKLEDAGLFTIEDKNYIQVKGLEFRNLKSTKVNETPIGIYITGTGSYIDIRNNYIHHIEANVKDGNAHGIAVYGTSSSIQNNLNHIVIDNNEVANLKLGLSEAIAVNGNVDSFEVTNNKVHDNNNIGIVLIGHEGVSPVASLDQARNGIVRNNIVHHNSSITNTSYNEYSADGIYVDGGKEIIIEQNQSYENDLGIEVASEHAEKGASQITVRDNTISYNIMSGIAIGGYDSQQGYVENNTITNNVIYKNDTKDQESGQIELNYDTRNNVITNNQIYASNSRIFISNNFNKNTGSKLDYNHYYGDFDQTNGLWQWKRKTYKGFSSYQAGMNQEGNEQHSVFSKLSPSFKLILK, encoded by the coding sequence TATTACAAATTACTATGTATCTCCAACAGGAAATGACCTCAATCCCGGCACATTAGATCAACCTTTCGCTACCATTCAAAAAGCTGCTAATGTCGCAAAAGAAGGAAGTACAATCTACATAAGAGGCGGAGTTTATAACCAAAAAGTTCGTGTCGCTCATTCTGGTACCTCAGGAGCACCTATTACTTTTCAAAATTACCAAGATGAAAAAGTCATTCTTGATGGTTCTAAAGTCAAGTTAGAAGATGCTGGGTTATTTACAATAGAAGACAAAAACTATATTCAAGTAAAAGGATTAGAATTTCGTAACTTAAAGTCAACGAAAGTTAACGAAACCCCTATTGGTATTTATATCACTGGAACAGGAAGTTACATTGATATTAGAAATAATTATATTCACCACATTGAAGCAAATGTTAAGGATGGAAATGCACACGGGATTGCTGTATACGGTACTTCATCTAGTATACAAAATAATTTAAATCATATTGTCATTGATAATAACGAAGTAGCAAATTTGAAGTTAGGATTGAGTGAGGCAATTGCTGTGAACGGGAATGTAGATTCTTTTGAAGTTACTAATAACAAAGTACATGATAACAACAACATCGGAATTGTTCTGATTGGGCATGAAGGTGTATCACCAGTAGCTTCTTTAGATCAAGCACGGAATGGAATTGTACGTAACAATATTGTCCATCACAATTCATCCATCACTAATACGAGTTATAATGAATATTCTGCTGATGGTATTTACGTAGATGGCGGGAAGGAAATTATTATTGAGCAAAATCAAAGCTATGAAAACGACCTTGGTATTGAGGTGGCAAGCGAACATGCAGAAAAAGGCGCAAGCCAAATTACCGTTAGAGACAATACAATATCCTATAATATCATGAGTGGTATTGCAATTGGTGGATATGACAGTCAGCAAGGATATGTTGAAAATAACACAATTACGAACAATGTAATTTATAAAAATGATACAAAAGATCAAGAGAGTGGCCAAATCGAATTAAATTACGATACCCGGAACAATGTAATTACCAATAACCAAATCTATGCAAGTAATAGCCGTATTTTTATTAGCAATAATTTTAATAAAAACACAGGAAGCAAACTTGATTACAATCATTACTATGGTGATTTCGATCAAACTAATGGCTTATGGCAATGGAAAAGAAAAACGTATAAAGGATTTTCATCCTATCAGGCAGGTATGAATCAAGAAGGAAATGAACAACATAGTGTATTTAGCAAATTGTCTCCTTCATTCAAACTTATTTTAAAATGA
- a CDS encoding helix-turn-helix transcriptional regulator, which translates to MLNNRIVVCRAEKGWTQQDLGERVGASRQTIASMERNKYNPSLILAFKIAQAFGKPLEEVFEFKEE; encoded by the coding sequence TTGTTAAACAACCGGATAGTTGTTTGTCGTGCCGAAAAAGGTTGGACACAGCAAGATTTAGGAGAGAGAGTAGGTGCTAGTCGACAGACTATCGCTTCTATGGAAAGGAATAAATATAATCCCTCTTTAATTCTTGCATTTAAAATAGCCCAAGCTTTTGGAAAACCATTAGAGGAAGTTTTTGAATTTAAGGAGGAATAA
- a CDS encoding HD domain-containing protein: MLPDYIKIAHEISKNAHAGQVDKAGVDYIKHPEAVASFVNTVEEKATAYLHDVLEDTEITAADLLNAGIPYNVVEAVQVLTKEKYTPYFEYLSKVKENSLARTVKLADLKHNSDRSRLARITDEDLKRLEKYRKAIKFLKG; this comes from the coding sequence ATGTTACCTGATTATATAAAGATAGCTCATGAGATATCTAAAAATGCCCATGCTGGACAAGTAGATAAAGCGGGTGTGGACTATATCAAACACCCTGAGGCAGTTGCTAGTTTTGTAAATACGGTCGAAGAGAAAGCTACTGCTTATTTGCATGACGTTCTGGAAGATACTGAGATAACTGCTGCTGATTTATTAAATGCTGGTATACCTTATAACGTAGTTGAGGCAGTGCAGGTACTGACAAAAGAGAAATACACGCCTTATTTTGAGTATCTGAGTAAAGTAAAAGAAAATTCTCTTGCCCGTACAGTTAAACTTGCAGACTTAAAACATAATTCTGATCGCTCAAGACTTGCTAGGATAACAGATGAAGACCTAAAACGATTGGAGAAGTACCGTAAAGCGATTAAGTTTTTAAAGGGATAA
- a CDS encoding HU family DNA-binding protein — MNKTELTKVVAEKAELTQKDAAAATQALLDTITNALANGDKVQILGFGTFEVRERSARTGRNPQTGEEMQIAASKAPAFKAGKELKEAVK, encoded by the coding sequence ATGAATAAAACAGAATTAACAAAAGTAGTAGCAGAAAAAGCTGAACTTACACAAAAAGATGCTGCTGCAGCAACACAAGCGTTATTAGATACAATCACAAATGCGTTAGCAAATGGAGATAAAGTACAGATTCTTGGCTTTGGTACATTTGAAGTACGTGAAAGATCTGCACGTACGGGACGTAACCCACAAACAGGTGAAGAAATGCAAATCGCGGCTTCAAAGGCACCTGCTTTTAAAGCAGGAAAAGAATTAAAAGAGGCAGTGAAATAA
- a CDS encoding RNA-guided endonuclease InsQ/TnpB family protein, whose translation MPQTITVKVKLLPTKEQIMLLEQSSHEYIKVINALVSEMVEAKKSTKKSTKDIEANIPSAVKNQAIKDAKSVFSTKVKKSKYKIVPILKRPVCVWNNQNYSFDFTHISIPFMVNGKSTRLKVRALLIDKYNRNFELLKHKLGTLRITKKSAKWIAQISVTIPTNEKMGTKILGVDLGLKVPAVAISDDDKVRFFGNGRQNKFMKRKFRSVRKKLGEAKKLNALRQLDDKEQRWMQDQDHKVSRGIVDFATDNNISVIRLEQLTNLRQTARTSRKNEKNLHTWSFHRLAQFIEYKATLVGIKVEYVNPSYTSQTCPKCSEKNKAQDRKYKCQCGFEKHRDIVGAMNIRYATVIGGNSQSA comes from the coding sequence GTGCCACAAACCATCACGGTTAAAGTTAAATTGCTTCCAACAAAAGAACAAATCATGCTATTGGAACAAAGTAGCCACGAGTATATAAAAGTCATTAATGCCCTTGTATCTGAAATGGTTGAAGCAAAGAAAAGCACGAAGAAAAGTACAAAGGATATTGAGGCCAATATCCCAAGTGCGGTGAAAAATCAAGCAATTAAAGATGCGAAAAGTGTGTTTTCTACAAAGGTGAAAAAGAGTAAATACAAAATCGTTCCGATTCTAAAAAGACCTGTTTGTGTATGGAATAACCAAAACTATTCATTTGACTTCACACACATTTCAATTCCGTTTATGGTAAACGGAAAGTCAACTCGTTTAAAGGTTCGCGCTTTATTAATCGACAAATATAATCGCAATTTCGAATTGTTGAAGCACAAGTTAGGTACACTTCGTATCACAAAGAAATCTGCTAAATGGATTGCTCAAATATCTGTCACGATTCCTACAAACGAAAAAATGGGAACAAAGATTTTAGGAGTAGACTTAGGTCTCAAAGTTCCTGCGGTAGCCATCTCAGATGATGATAAAGTTCGTTTCTTCGGGAACGGTAGGCAAAACAAATTTATGAAACGTAAGTTTCGCAGTGTTCGCAAGAAATTAGGAGAAGCTAAGAAACTGAATGCCCTTCGTCAACTTGATGATAAAGAACAAAGATGGATGCAAGACCAAGACCACAAAGTAAGTCGTGGAATCGTTGATTTTGCAACGGATAATAATATTTCTGTCATTCGATTAGAGCAACTAACGAACCTTAGACAGACGGCACGAACAAGCCGTAAAAACGAAAAAAATCTACACACTTGGTCATTCCATCGTTTAGCACAATTCATCGAGTACAAAGCGACATTAGTTGGCATAAAGGTCGAATATGTGAACCCTTCTTATACAAGTCAAACATGTCCGAAATGTTCTGAAAAGAACAAGGCGCAAGACAGAAAATACAAGTGTCAATGTGGGTTTGAGAAACATCGTGATATCGTTGGGGCGATGAATATTCGCTACGCAACTGTGATTGGCGGTAATAGTCAATCAGCCTAA
- the tnpA gene encoding IS200/IS605 family transposase: MMNDYRRTKTTVSLINYHFVFCPRYRRKIFLNTKVEERFKELVQEICGELDISIVAMECDKDHVHLFLNTPPTLSPADTMAKIKGVTSKRLREEFPHLQHLPSLWTRSYFVSTAGSVSSETIKHYLENQKTRG; encoded by the coding sequence ATGATGAATGATTATAGAAGAACCAAAACAACTGTGTCATTAATTAACTATCATTTTGTGTTTTGCCCGCGATACAGAAGAAAGATTTTTCTTAACACAAAAGTAGAAGAACGTTTCAAGGAGTTGGTTCAAGAAATATGCGGAGAATTGGATATTTCTATTGTTGCAATGGAATGCGACAAAGACCACGTTCACTTGTTCTTAAATACACCACCAACACTTAGTCCTGCTGATACAATGGCAAAAATTAAAGGAGTGACATCAAAACGTTTGAGAGAAGAGTTTCCACATCTTCAACACTTGCCGAGCCTATGGACGCGTTCTTATTTTGTTTCTACTGCTGGAAGTGTATCAAGTGAGACAATAAAACATTATCTTGAAAATCAAAAAACGAGGGGGTGA
- a CDS encoding DUF3221 domain-containing protein, giving the protein MFSKKQKLLTVITTLTLGCGFTFGLTPASADTANNTSPIKEEQVRIQIPFTGYVISADDNYLIVADTFTKEEALYYQNNWWELVSQNKILRVPVSNGENYKLGEKLNVYAAAWTYSLPPIAIMPTIEKVVD; this is encoded by the coding sequence ATGTTTTCAAAAAAACAAAAATTATTAACAGTAATTACAACATTAACATTAGGGTGCGGATTTACTTTTGGCTTAACACCTGCTTCTGCGGATACTGCCAATAACACTTCTCCAATTAAGGAGGAACAGGTACGAATACAAATACCTTTCACGGGCTATGTTATTTCAGCAGACGATAATTACTTAATTGTTGCTGATACTTTTACGAAAGAAGAAGCACTTTATTATCAGAATAATTGGTGGGAGCTAGTTTCCCAAAATAAAATTTTAAGAGTACCTGTATCCAATGGTGAAAACTACAAATTAGGTGAAAAATTAAACGTATACGCTGCTGCTTGGACTTACTCTTTACCACCAATCGCTATAATGCCAACAATTGAAAAAGTAGTTGATTAA
- a CDS encoding YjcZ family sporulation protein — translation MGYGGSCGEGCGFAGGFALLVVLFILLIIIGCSCFC, via the coding sequence ATGGGATATGGTGGTAGTTGCGGCGAAGGCTGCGGTTTTGCTGGAGGCTTTGCTTTACTCGTTGTACTCTTTATACTATTAATCATTATTGGATGCAGTTGCTTCTGCTAA
- a CDS encoding helix-turn-helix domain-containing protein, producing MEFYDLGITIKELRIKKNISQSELCHGICSQSQISKIEKGVIYPSSILLYQLSERLGIDPNNIFALTQNKKIKYVENVKYVIKDCLKQKQYKELYEIVKKEKNLNNFQTKEEQQFLIWHEAIAIFMVERSIKTALDLLNHALKLTLTNSDFLSEREIDIMQTMAIFHGENKEYEKSITILRRCLNNFNKLDFPRDKEIKLKIIFNLAKNLGHANQHEEAIKYNDMGIQLAINLNTLYLLGELYYGQGWNLLKLKQYNKEDVVYNWKKALFIFELTEKEYYTKMISDKLIEIQNKKHS from the coding sequence ATGGAATTTTACGATTTGGGTATTACCATTAAAGAACTTAGAATTAAAAAAAATATATCACAATCCGAATTATGTCATGGAATATGTTCACAAAGCCAAATTAGCAAGATCGAAAAAGGTGTGATTTATCCATCTAGCATATTGTTATATCAATTATCTGAAAGACTTGGGATTGATCCAAATAATATATTTGCACTAACTCAAAACAAAAAAATTAAATATGTAGAAAATGTAAAATACGTAATAAAAGATTGCTTAAAACAAAAACAATATAAAGAACTTTATGAAATAGTAAAAAAAGAGAAAAACTTAAATAATTTTCAAACAAAAGAAGAGCAACAATTTCTAATATGGCATGAAGCAATTGCTATATTTATGGTGGAGCGATCAATAAAAACGGCTTTAGATCTTTTAAATCATGCATTAAAACTAACTTTAACCAATTCTGATTTTTTATCAGAAAGAGAAATAGATATTATGCAGACAATGGCTATATTTCATGGAGAAAATAAAGAATACGAAAAAAGTATTACTATATTAAGAAGATGTTTAAATAATTTTAATAAGTTAGATTTTCCTAGAGATAAAGAAATTAAATTAAAAATCATTTTCAATTTAGCAAAAAATTTAGGTCATGCAAATCAACACGAAGAGGCAATAAAATACAATGATATGGGCATCCAACTAGCTATTAATCTAAATACTTTATATTTATTAGGTGAATTATACTATGGACAGGGTTGGAACTTATTAAAGCTTAAACAATATAATAAAGAAGATGTTGTTTATAACTGGAAAAAAGCATTATTTATATTTGAACTAACAGAAAAAGAATATTATACAAAAATGATATCAGATAAACTTATTGAAATACAAAATAAAAAACACTCATAA
- the asnB gene encoding asparagine synthase (glutamine-hydrolyzing), with protein MCGIAGWIDWSKDLSHEQETLKKMTDAIIHRGPDAEGHWFSKRAALGHRRLIVIDPEGGLQPMLYKDGNDTIGLTFNGEIYNYQELRKELEEKGHEFQTKSDTEVLLHAYLEWQEDCVQHLNGIFAFGIWDERFGKLMLGRDHLGVKPLFFAKRGSAILFGSELKVLLSHPLVDAEVDKEGLSEIFCLGPTRTPGHAIFKDIHEVRAGHYMTFTSNGSTTTQYWKLESKKHVDDIDTTVETIRSVLQDTVKRQLIADKPVVSMLSGGLDSSGLTGLAGNEFGNKGERLYTYSLNFINDEKDFEQDFLRFDRDEPWVKRVAEYVGTKHHSIELGSDSLIEYLLTPMRARDLPGVGELETSLYLLFKEMKKDATVALSGESADEVFSGYPWFHQEKFLDAEIFPWSVNLWYSTEILSEDFKAKISPEKYQKQKFEDAVAEVPFLEGESDLQMKQRQMSYMFITRFLPFMLERKDRTSMMNGFEVRVPFCDYRLVEYLWNVPFEMKSIDNIEKGILRRAFENVLPEDVRYRKKSAYPSTKDASYLQGISDWMLHVLNNPESPILPLINVERVRAIAEGKDEVISGNDARGIIDYLLQVNGWLQEYNIKLVW; from the coding sequence ATGTGTGGAATTGCAGGGTGGATAGACTGGTCTAAAGACCTGTCTCATGAACAAGAAACGTTAAAAAAAATGACAGATGCTATCATTCACCGAGGACCTGACGCAGAGGGGCATTGGTTTTCAAAACGAGCGGCATTAGGTCATCGACGTCTCATCGTCATTGATCCTGAAGGTGGCCTTCAACCTATGCTGTATAAGGATGGAAATGATACGATTGGCCTTACGTTCAATGGAGAAATTTATAACTATCAAGAATTACGTAAAGAACTTGAGGAGAAAGGTCATGAATTTCAGACCAAGTCGGATACAGAGGTATTACTACACGCTTACTTAGAGTGGCAAGAAGATTGTGTTCAACACTTAAATGGGATTTTTGCTTTTGGTATTTGGGATGAAAGATTTGGGAAATTGATGCTTGGTCGTGACCATCTAGGCGTGAAGCCTTTATTTTTCGCTAAAAGGGGAAGCGCAATTCTTTTTGGTTCAGAGTTAAAAGTTTTACTTTCGCATCCGCTTGTAGATGCAGAGGTAGATAAAGAAGGACTTTCTGAAATATTTTGTCTTGGACCAACACGTACTCCTGGTCATGCTATTTTCAAGGATATACATGAAGTGCGTGCTGGGCATTATATGACGTTTACCTCTAATGGCTCGACTACGACACAGTATTGGAAACTTGAAAGTAAAAAACATGTAGATGATATTGATACAACAGTTGAAACAATCCGTTCCGTTTTACAAGATACGGTAAAACGTCAGTTAATTGCTGATAAACCAGTGGTATCTATGCTTTCCGGAGGTTTAGATTCCAGTGGTTTAACAGGTTTAGCAGGAAACGAATTTGGGAATAAAGGGGAGCGTCTTTATACATATTCCCTGAATTTCATCAATGATGAAAAAGACTTTGAGCAAGACTTCCTTCGTTTTGATCGTGATGAACCTTGGGTGAAACGTGTGGCTGAATATGTAGGAACAAAGCATCATTCTATAGAGTTAGGATCAGATAGTTTAATAGAGTATTTATTAACTCCAATGCGAGCGCGTGATCTACCTGGAGTTGGAGAACTAGAAACGTCTCTTTATTTGCTATTTAAGGAAATGAAGAAAGACGCAACAGTTGCCCTTTCAGGCGAATCCGCAGATGAAGTATTCTCAGGGTATCCATGGTTCCATCAAGAGAAGTTTCTAGATGCAGAGATATTCCCTTGGAGTGTTAATTTATGGTATAGTACAGAAATTTTATCAGAGGATTTTAAAGCGAAGATTAGCCCTGAAAAATATCAAAAACAAAAATTTGAAGATGCGGTTGCTGAGGTTCCCTTTTTAGAAGGTGAAAGTGATCTGCAAATGAAGCAACGTCAAATGTCTTACATGTTTATTACTCGTTTCTTGCCATTTATGTTAGAACGAAAAGATCGCACAAGTATGATGAATGGCTTTGAAGTACGAGTTCCATTTTGCGACTACCGGCTTGTAGAATACTTATGGAATGTCCCATTTGAAATGAAAAGCATAGACAATATTGAAAAAGGTATTTTACGTCGAGCTTTTGAAAATGTACTTCCAGAAGATGTACGTTATCGCAAAAAAAGTGCATATCCAAGCACAAAGGATGCCTCTTATCTACAAGGTATTAGTGATTGGATGTTACATGTGTTGAACAATCCTGAATCACCTATCTTGCCATTAATTAATGTAGAAAGAGTTCGTGCTATTGCAGAAGGAAAAGACGAAGTAATTTCAGGTAATGATGCCCGAGGTATAATAGATTATTTACTTCAAGTTAATGGTTGGCTTCAGGAATATAATATTAAATTAGTATGGTAG
- a CDS encoding TetR/AcrR family transcriptional regulator, whose protein sequence is MIKLEKENKKMKIIQSATILFSTRGVRNTTVDEIAKTAKVGKGTIYYYYTDKTEILCDCYMRHIQLKRSQLFNLYKEEKDVLLRIQKILHYISLEYHQDPFVSTLFQEYKEYHSPEITTCFKQSEEEAINMISNLLEKGYQQGALHKVPLPLTAFMLVRMIFNYEQDYIKNDKSDTEFLQLLKHMLLKN, encoded by the coding sequence ATGATCAAATTAGAAAAAGAGAATAAAAAGATGAAAATCATTCAATCTGCCACAATACTGTTCTCTACGCGTGGTGTCCGTAACACGACGGTTGATGAAATTGCAAAGACAGCTAAAGTTGGTAAAGGTACTATTTATTATTACTATACAGATAAAACTGAAATATTATGCGACTGCTATATGCGTCATATTCAGCTCAAACGCTCACAATTATTTAATTTATATAAAGAAGAAAAAGATGTTTTACTTCGAATACAAAAAATTCTTCATTATATCAGCCTAGAATATCATCAAGATCCGTTTGTTTCTACACTCTTTCAAGAATATAAAGAGTATCATTCACCTGAAATTACAACTTGTTTTAAACAATCTGAAGAAGAAGCAATTAACATGATAAGTAATTTGCTCGAAAAAGGTTATCAGCAAGGAGCTTTGCATAAGGTACCATTACCGCTCACAGCTTTTATGTTAGTACGAATGATTTTTAACTACGAACAGGATTATATAAAAAATGATAAAAGTGATACAGAATTTCTGCAGTTGCTAAAACATATGCTTCTTAAAAACTAG
- a CDS encoding peptidoglycan-N-acetylglucosamine deacetylase, with protein sequence MKIKLKKKRIISVLLAITLVAIGYYMFQSITNPKLVNAEEANSVQQVSSLPKNELKKLIPSRFDGKERKVAYLTFDDGPGKYTANLLDVLKKNDVKATFFLIGDNVKRFPDLVKREHVENHYVGMHSMTHDFKKLYTNQEYVKEMKEDQSLIRNVIGNTPKLTRPPYGSMPGLNESLRNEVVGNNLKVWDWTIDSLDWKYNKLPVDVAAAKIVQNVLAGATSSKEIVLMHDIHPQSVAAVPAIIKGLKEKGYEFEAYDENNHFPINFWHDNRI encoded by the coding sequence ATGAAAATTAAGCTTAAGAAAAAGAGAATTATAAGTGTATTGTTGGCTATTACTTTAGTAGCAATAGGGTATTACATGTTTCAATCTATTACGAATCCTAAGCTGGTAAATGCGGAAGAGGCAAATAGTGTTCAGCAAGTGAGCAGTCTACCTAAAAATGAATTGAAAAAATTGATACCTAGTCGTTTTGATGGTAAAGAAAGAAAAGTTGCATATTTAACTTTTGATGATGGACCAGGAAAATATACAGCTAATCTATTAGATGTACTAAAGAAAAATGATGTGAAAGCAACATTCTTTTTAATTGGCGATAATGTGAAAAGGTTCCCAGATTTAGTGAAACGAGAGCATGTAGAAAACCATTATGTGGGCATGCATAGTATGACACATGATTTTAAAAAGCTATACACCAATCAGGAATATGTGAAGGAAATGAAAGAAGATCAATCTTTAATTAGAAACGTTATTGGAAACACACCGAAATTAACACGTCCACCATATGGATCAATGCCTGGTTTAAATGAATCACTTCGAAATGAAGTGGTAGGAAATAATTTGAAAGTATGGGATTGGACAATTGATTCTTTAGATTGGAAATACAATAAATTACCCGTTGATGTAGCAGCTGCAAAGATTGTTCAAAATGTCTTAGCAGGTGCGACGTCTTCAAAGGAAATTGTTTTAATGCACGATATTCATCCACAATCTGTCGCGGCAGTTCCAGCAATTATAAAAGGGTTAAAAGAAAAAGGGTACGAATTTGAAGCTTATGATGAGAACAATCATTTTCCAATAAACTTCTGGCATGATAATCGTATATAA
- a CDS encoding DUF3902 family protein translates to MKSALNSIMISSILAVGGIIALLFNLMGDQDWIWNWVGLLLAYLSLGILIGLYNKTVDHKTFPKILKRTLFISFNVTILGIIIGVTYQLLGKWNLTIMMYYWLIILLLHLITIITLVILVFENRNSKNYSLLYSFIILLNIVLTLGPVLFPVVLTIIGNAMNASAGH, encoded by the coding sequence ATGAAATCAGCTTTAAATAGTATTATGATCTCTTCGATTCTTGCAGTAGGAGGGATCATTGCGCTTTTGTTTAATTTAATGGGGGATCAAGATTGGATCTGGAATTGGGTAGGGCTATTACTGGCATATCTATCTTTGGGCATTTTAATCGGTTTATATAATAAAACTGTGGATCACAAAACATTTCCTAAAATACTAAAAAGAACTTTGTTTATTTCCTTTAATGTTACTATATTAGGGATAATCATAGGGGTAACATACCAACTATTAGGAAAGTGGAATCTTACTATAATGATGTATTATTGGTTGATAATTTTATTATTACATTTAATTACTATAATAACATTAGTCATCCTAGTATTTGAAAACCGTAATAGTAAAAATTATAGCTTACTATATAGTTTTATTATACTTTTAAACATTGTCCTTACCTTAGGACCAGTATTATTTCCAGTAGTTCTAACTATTATAGGAAATGCCATGAACGCTAGTGCAGGGCACTAA
- a CDS encoding serine dehydratase, with protein sequence MGKGLLRNKGVTIFKYTAGYSKAVEEGRIQVNKNQMCYLIDDEKSKHLF encoded by the coding sequence GTGGGAAAAGGTTTACTTAGAAACAAAGGGGTTACTATTTTTAAATATACAGCGGGCTATAGTAAAGCAGTAGAAGAAGGAAGAATACAAGTTAATAAGAATCAAATGTGCTATTTGATTGACGATGAAAAATCAAAGCATTTATTTTAA
- a CDS encoding helix-turn-helix domain-containing protein, translating into MNDINVGHKIRAFRKGAGLTSKRLAELADITPSMLSQIEKGITNPSLQTLKLISVALNIPLFNFFLEDTNTEELVVRANQRKKITFPESGNVSYELLSPNLDGALELALMNLLPQTASSMEPVAHKGEEIAFIMEGQVKLYLNDEVLLLNTGDSVKIPPYAKHKWENTSLNKVTVIFGVTPPSF; encoded by the coding sequence ATGAACGATATTAATGTTGGTCACAAAATTAGGGCATTTAGAAAAGGTGCCGGATTAACCAGTAAGCGTTTAGCAGAGTTAGCTGATATAACACCTTCCATGTTAAGTCAGATTGAGAAAGGAATCACAAATCCTTCATTACAAACACTAAAATTAATTTCTGTAGCATTAAATATTCCATTGTTTAATTTTTTCTTAGAGGATACCAATACAGAAGAATTAGTTGTAAGAGCTAACCAAAGGAAAAAAATAACTTTTCCTGAAAGCGGCAATGTTTCGTATGAGCTGTTATCTCCTAATTTAGATGGAGCACTAGAATTGGCTTTAATGAATCTGTTACCTCAAACTGCTTCATCTATGGAGCCTGTGGCACATAAAGGGGAAGAAATAGCATTTATTATGGAAGGACAAGTGAAACTATATCTAAATGATGAGGTTTTACTTCTCAATACAGGTGATAGTGTTAAAATCCCACCTTATGCAAAGCATAAATGGGAAAACACTTCTTTAAACAAAGTCACTGTTATATTTGGAGTAACTCCACCATCTTTTTAA